A region from the Dehalococcoidia bacterium genome encodes:
- a CDS encoding electron transfer flavoprotein subunit beta/FixA family protein produces MNIIVCVKQVPDPETPAAAFKVDAATNKVVPAQGVAPVISPFDAQAVEAALRIKDVQGEGKITVLSMGQASARDAIKHGLAMGADEGVLVSDPALEDADAFVTAKVLAAAIQKIGDYQLIITGRQAADWDQGVVPSGIAEILGLPALTVTKSVTATNGGVKVERVLQDGFETVESSLPAVVTVSNELGDPRYPQLRQIMMAARKQVTTYTPADLGLGAADLQPRLKLEKLFVPVNDSKVEIIEGDTPAEQAVNLARKLREAKLI; encoded by the coding sequence GTGAACATCATCGTATGCGTCAAGCAGGTACCCGACCCCGAGACACCGGCCGCGGCGTTCAAGGTGGACGCCGCGACCAACAAGGTCGTGCCCGCGCAGGGCGTGGCGCCGGTGATCAGCCCCTTCGACGCGCAGGCGGTGGAGGCGGCGCTGCGCATCAAGGACGTGCAGGGCGAAGGCAAGATCACCGTGCTTTCGATGGGCCAGGCCAGCGCCCGCGACGCGATCAAGCACGGCCTGGCGATGGGCGCCGATGAGGGCGTGCTCGTCTCCGACCCCGCGCTCGAGGACGCCGACGCGTTCGTCACCGCGAAGGTGCTGGCCGCGGCGATCCAGAAGATCGGCGACTATCAGCTGATCATCACCGGCCGCCAGGCGGCGGACTGGGACCAGGGCGTCGTGCCCTCCGGCATCGCCGAGATCCTCGGCCTGCCCGCGCTCACCGTGACCAAGAGCGTGACGGCGACGAACGGCGGCGTCAAGGTCGAGCGGGTATTGCAGGACGGCTTTGAGACGGTGGAAAGCTCGCTGCCGGCGGTGGTCACGGTCAGCAACGAGCTGGGCGACCCGCGCTACCCGCAGCTGCGCCAGATCATGATGGCCGCCCGCAAACAGGTCACGACCTACACGCCGGCGGACCTGGGCCTCGGCGCCGCCGATCTGCAGCCGCGCCTGAAGCTGGAGAAGCTATTCGTGCCCGTGAACGACTCGAAGGTCGAGATCATCGAGGGCGACACGCCGGCCGAGCAGGCCGTGAACCTGGCGCGCAAGCTGCGCGAGGCGAAGCTGATCTAG
- a CDS encoding glycine/sarcosine/betaine reductase selenoprotein B family protein has product MPRLDCLSQIARNTILALPVQVNETSPCTPPAKPLAQSRIAIVTTIGIHLRDARPFGPGDPSFRVIPSTATQADVLQSHQSIGFDRTATQQDWNVVFPIDRLRELVQRGELGGLAPNCYSFMGAQRDVSRIVSETAPEVARRLREDGADAVLLTPT; this is encoded by the coding sequence ATGCCACGCCTCGACTGCCTCTCGCAGATCGCCCGCAACACGATCCTGGCGCTGCCCGTGCAGGTCAACGAGACCTCGCCCTGTACGCCGCCGGCCAAGCCACTGGCGCAGAGCCGGATCGCGATCGTCACCACGATCGGCATCCACCTGCGCGACGCCCGGCCCTTCGGTCCGGGCGATCCCTCGTTCCGCGTCATCCCCTCGACGGCGACGCAGGCGGACGTACTGCAAAGCCACCAGAGCATCGGCTTCGACCGCACCGCCACGCAGCAGGACTGGAACGTCGTCTTCCCGATCGACCGGCTGCGCGAGTTGGTGCAGCGCGGCGAGCTGGGCGGCCTCGCGCCTAACTGCTACTCGTTCATGGGCGCCCAGCGCGACGTGAGCCGCATCGTCTCCGAGACGGCGCCGGAAGTGGCGCGGCGGCTGCGCGAGGACGGCGCCGACGCCGTGCTGCTTACCCCCACCTGA
- a CDS encoding electron transfer flavoprotein subunit alpha/FixB family protein has product MANENGVLVVGEIHEGAVSGTTAEMLGLAHRLVEGGLGGKVAVALLGSGVSGHAGETGPLGADTVYVADDAGLAPYQNDAWLPVVEGIVRQANPALVLLAQSSIGRDLAPRLAFRLDTGVSMDTVEVSVEGGVPHLTRAAYGGNARAVLSPVKLPVVATIKAKSQEPLEPAAGRAAEVVNVAVSGQNVRTKVLGQEKAKAEGVRLEDADVVVSGGRGLGSPDGFQVIEQLAAVLGGAAGASRAACDLGWYPPSKQVGLTGTTVSPDLYIAVAISGASQHMAGMSGSKNIVAINKDPDANMVKVARFAVVADYKQVMPPLIEEVKKLKS; this is encoded by the coding sequence ATGGCGAACGAAAACGGGGTGCTGGTCGTCGGGGAGATTCATGAGGGCGCCGTCTCCGGCACGACGGCCGAGATGCTCGGCCTGGCGCACCGGCTGGTCGAGGGCGGCCTGGGCGGCAAGGTCGCGGTGGCGCTGCTGGGCAGCGGCGTCTCCGGCCATGCCGGCGAAACCGGCCCGCTCGGCGCGGACACGGTCTACGTGGCCGACGACGCGGGCCTGGCGCCCTATCAGAACGACGCCTGGCTGCCGGTGGTCGAGGGCATCGTCAGGCAGGCGAACCCGGCGCTGGTGCTGCTGGCGCAGTCGAGCATCGGCCGCGACCTGGCGCCGCGCCTGGCCTTCCGCCTCGATACCGGCGTCTCGATGGACACGGTCGAGGTCAGCGTGGAGGGCGGCGTGCCGCACCTGACCCGCGCCGCCTACGGCGGCAACGCGCGCGCCGTGCTCTCGCCCGTGAAGCTGCCGGTGGTCGCCACGATCAAGGCGAAGTCGCAGGAGCCGCTGGAGCCGGCGGCCGGCCGCGCGGCCGAGGTCGTGAACGTGGCTGTTTCCGGCCAGAACGTGCGCACGAAGGTGCTGGGCCAGGAGAAGGCGAAGGCCGAGGGCGTGCGGCTGGAGGACGCCGATGTCGTCGTCAGCGGCGGGCGCGGCCTGGGCTCGCCGGACGGCTTCCAGGTGATCGAGCAGCTTGCGGCCGTGCTGGGCGGCGCCGCGGGCGCCAGCCGCGCCGCCTGCGACCTGGGCTGGTATCCGCCCTCGAAGCAGGTTGGCCTCACGGGCACGACGGTGAGCCCGGACCTCTACATCGCCGTGGCGATCTCCGGCGCCAGCCAGCACATGGCGGGTATGTCCGGCTCGAAGAACATCGTGGCGATCAACAAGGACCCGGACGCCAATATGGTCAAGGTGGCGCGCTTCGCCGTGGTCGCCGACTACAAGCAGGTGATGCCGCCGCTGATCGAAGAGGTGAAGAAGCTGAAGAGCTGA
- a CDS encoding (Fe-S)-binding protein, producing the protein MADEPRQADERSPSPATPEREQRGLRLNGLAAGAVIALLAGGTAVAAAVKNDGVAENTPHRIFEWNIVGGWVIYLFLAALVSVLLYVPYRRIRLYRIGRKDLRTNAIARRLRNAFARGASSQRVLRDPYAAVFHTCIYSSIVALFIVTNLILIDHEIWVPISGESFLRGQFYLGYKLFGDLFGLIGLLGVGMAFWRRYLSKKPRLQWDMRPEDQAILGLLGFILLTGILQQGFRIGATELRNGHGAWSHWAPAGWAVGKIMNGLGASVDLEENLHRLSWWTHMPAAFLWLGLIAWTKLGHIFLAPTNGFFKTLQPYGRLSYPANLLDENAELAEDATFGAAKLQDLSWKQLFETDVCVRCGRCSDNCPSHIAGQPLSPMSIVQNLRNYMSEFGPGIAGALEHGQKPPEPARALVGETIAEEQLWACRTCGACMEACPVFIEHVPTIVDFRRHLVMDRGSIPATAQAALQNIEQRGHPWRGTQLQRTTWMENMQVPEYTGEQEYLYWVGCTGALVDRNVPITQAIIRLLMDAGVDFGVLGAQETCNGDPARRLGNEFLFQMQVQANGELFKALNVKKVITHCPHCFNTFRNEYPDYGVQLEVTHHSQFLQELIAQGKLKPKNAFGQRVTFHDSCYLGRHNGVYEAPRQVLEAIPELELVEMPRNRQQGYCCGAGGGMIWLEEHKGRRVNQVRAEEAIATGADVVAVACPFCIQMFEDAIPAVQPEESGRLKAMEISELLEVAVKEPAAGD; encoded by the coding sequence ATGGCTGATGAACCGAGACAGGCAGACGAGCGTTCGCCGTCGCCGGCCACGCCGGAACGTGAGCAGCGTGGGCTGCGCCTCAACGGGCTGGCCGCGGGCGCGGTGATCGCGTTGCTGGCGGGCGGCACGGCGGTCGCCGCCGCGGTCAAGAACGACGGCGTCGCCGAGAACACGCCGCACCGCATCTTCGAATGGAACATCGTCGGCGGCTGGGTGATCTACCTCTTCCTGGCCGCGCTCGTCTCCGTGCTGCTCTACGTGCCCTACCGGCGCATCCGCCTCTACCGCATCGGCCGCAAAGACCTGCGCACCAACGCGATCGCCCGCCGGCTGAGAAACGCCTTCGCCCGCGGCGCCTCCTCGCAGCGCGTGCTGCGCGACCCCTACGCCGCCGTCTTCCACACCTGCATCTACTCCAGCATCGTCGCCCTGTTCATCGTCACCAACCTGATCCTGATCGATCACGAGATCTGGGTGCCGATCTCCGGCGAGTCGTTCCTGCGCGGGCAGTTCTACCTCGGCTACAAGCTGTTCGGCGACCTCTTCGGCCTGATCGGCCTGCTCGGCGTGGGCATGGCCTTCTGGCGGCGCTACCTCTCCAAGAAGCCGCGCCTGCAGTGGGATATGCGCCCGGAGGACCAGGCGATCCTCGGCCTGCTCGGCTTCATCCTGCTCACCGGCATCCTGCAGCAGGGCTTCCGCATCGGCGCCACGGAGCTGCGCAACGGCCATGGCGCCTGGTCGCACTGGGCGCCGGCCGGCTGGGCCGTGGGCAAGATCATGAACGGGCTCGGCGCCAGCGTCGACCTGGAGGAGAACCTGCACCGGCTCTCCTGGTGGACGCACATGCCCGCGGCCTTCTTGTGGCTGGGGCTGATCGCCTGGACCAAGCTCGGCCACATCTTCTTGGCGCCGACGAACGGCTTCTTCAAGACGCTGCAGCCGTACGGCCGGCTCAGCTACCCGGCCAACCTGCTGGACGAGAACGCTGAGCTGGCCGAGGACGCGACCTTCGGCGCGGCCAAGCTGCAAGACCTGAGCTGGAAGCAGCTCTTCGAGACGGACGTCTGCGTGCGTTGCGGGCGCTGTTCGGACAACTGTCCTTCGCATATCGCCGGGCAACCGCTCTCGCCCATGTCGATCGTGCAGAACCTGCGCAACTACATGAGCGAGTTCGGGCCGGGCATCGCCGGTGCGCTGGAGCACGGCCAGAAGCCGCCGGAACCGGCGAGGGCGCTGGTCGGCGAGACGATCGCCGAGGAGCAGCTCTGGGCCTGCCGCACCTGCGGTGCCTGCATGGAGGCCTGCCCCGTCTTCATCGAGCACGTGCCCACGATCGTCGATTTCCGCCGCCATCTCGTCATGGACCGGGGCTCGATTCCCGCCACGGCGCAGGCCGCCTTGCAGAACATCGAGCAGCGCGGCCACCCCTGGCGCGGCACGCAGCTCCAGCGCACGACCTGGATGGAGAACATGCAGGTGCCCGAGTATACGGGTGAGCAGGAGTATCTCTACTGGGTCGGCTGCACCGGCGCGCTGGTGGATCGCAACGTGCCGATCACGCAGGCGATCATCCGTCTGCTCATGGACGCGGGCGTGGACTTCGGCGTGCTCGGCGCACAGGAGACCTGCAACGGCGACCCGGCGCGGCGGCTGGGCAACGAGTTCTTGTTCCAGATGCAGGTGCAGGCCAACGGCGAGCTGTTCAAGGCGCTGAACGTCAAGAAAGTGATCACGCACTGTCCGCACTGCTTCAACACGTTCAGGAACGAGTACCCGGACTACGGCGTGCAGCTCGAGGTCACACACCACTCGCAGTTCCTGCAAGAGCTGATCGCGCAGGGCAAGCTGAAGCCGAAGAACGCCTTCGGCCAGCGCGTCACCTTCCACGATTCCTGCTATCTCGGCCGCCACAACGGCGTTTACGAGGCGCCGCGTCAGGTCCTCGAAGCGATTCCGGAGCTGGAGCTGGTGGAGATGCCGCGCAACCGGCAGCAGGGCTACTGCTGCGGCGCGGGCGGCGGCATGATCTGGCTTGAAGAACACAAGGGCCGGCGCGTCAACCAGGTGCGGGCGGAAGAGGCGATCGCCACCGGCGCCGACGTGGTGGCCGTGGCCTGCCCCTTCTGCATCCAGATGTTCGAGGACGCGATCCCCGCCGTGCAGCCGGAAGAGAGCGGCCGCCTCAAGGCGATGGAGATCTCGGAGCTGCTCGAGGTCGCGGTCAAAGAGCCGGCGGCGGGCGACTGA
- a CDS encoding PIN domain-containing protein, whose amino-acid sequence MFVDSSAYYAVSAERDANHRTAQAMLTSLVRRNATMFTTRYILAEAHALVINRLRNTRGGADLLRRIEASANTTIVPVTDSDEARARVIIERYDDHLFTLTDAINFAVMERPGLTYAFSFDSDFAAFGFTALAFDLLR is encoded by the coding sequence GTGTTCGTCGATAGCTCAGCCTACTATGCCGTATCAGCGGAACGCGACGCGAACCACCGCACCGCCCAGGCGATGCTCACATCGCTCGTTCGCCGCAACGCCACCATGTTTACCACGCGCTATATTCTCGCCGAGGCCCATGCGTTGGTCATCAATCGCCTCCGCAATACTCGTGGCGGCGCCGATCTGCTCCGCCGCATCGAGGCGAGTGCCAACACCACCATCGTTCCTGTCACCGACAGTGACGAGGCGCGGGCTCGGGTGATCATCGAACGATACGACGATCACCTCTTCACCCTGACCGACGCGATCAACTTCGCCGTCATGGAGCGGCCGGGGTTGACCTACGCGTTTTCCTTCGACAGCGACTTCGCCGCGTTCGGCTTCACGGCGCTCGCGTTCGATTTGCTGCGCTGA
- a CDS encoding cupin domain-containing protein, translated as MAKISLAAQLATIEQLWSPHTVATLNDCEVKLAKVRGEFLWHTHTQTDELFLVLGGALTIRLRDHEIALSAGELFVVPRGVEHQPFAAAEAQVLLLEPRGTVNTGD; from the coding sequence ATGGCGAAGATCAGCCTTGCGGCCCAGCTGGCAACCATCGAACAGCTCTGGTCGCCGCATACCGTGGCCACGTTGAACGACTGCGAGGTCAAGCTGGCAAAAGTCCGCGGGGAGTTCCTCTGGCATACACACACGCAGACCGATGAGCTGTTCCTGGTCTTGGGCGGTGCGCTAACCATTCGCCTGCGCGATCACGAGATCGCGCTCAGCGCCGGTGAGCTGTTTGTGGTGCCGCGCGGCGTGGAGCATCAGCCGTTCGCGGCGGCGGAAGCGCAGGTCTTGCTATTGGAGCCGCGCGGCACGGTGAACACCGGCGATTAA
- a CDS encoding acyl-CoA dehydrogenase family protein yields the protein MRPCRCRRGSERRASGAGMADRCARRRRNLSGSVAQFTRPASARSCRRESTRGYAEVTAATAQRQRRTQRPVPGREHREDPPMRKLFAVAFLAAVCSLAIGMLGQRGASARGFIDIDTTAGTPYHHFVISGAGWMPNSALYVHFEAPDGSSYDWISSYDGSNRVFVNSYGEFQAGFTPIDAFPDGTYGAWTAVFETDYGTQASVDFDIVR from the coding sequence CTGCGGCCGTGTCGATGCCGCCGCGGATCCGAGCGTCGCGCAAGCGGCGCCGGAATGGCCGATCGTTGCGCGCGGCGTCGCCGGAATTTGAGCGGCAGTGTGGCGCAGTTCACACGGCCCGCGTCGGCGCGCTCATGCCGGCGTGAATCCACCCGCGGCTACGCTGAGGTCACCGCCGCGACAGCGCAGCGGCAACGACGAACACAACGGCCCGTACCCGGCCGTGAACACAGGGAGGATCCACCTATGCGCAAACTGTTCGCAGTCGCATTCCTCGCAGCGGTCTGCAGCCTGGCGATCGGCATGCTAGGCCAGCGCGGCGCCAGCGCCCGCGGCTTCATCGACATCGATACCACTGCCGGCACGCCCTACCACCACTTCGTGATCTCCGGCGCCGGCTGGATGCCCAACTCGGCACTGTACGTGCACTTCGAGGCGCCGGACGGCAGCAGCTACGACTGGATCTCCAGCTACGACGGCAGCAACCGCGTCTTCGTCAACAGTTATGGCGAGTTCCAGGCCGGCTTCACGCCGATCGATGCCTTCCCCGACGGCACCTACGGCGCCTGGACGGCGGTGTTCGAGACCGACTACGGCACCCAGGCCTCGGTGGACTTCGACATCGTGCGCTAA
- a CDS encoding iron-containing alcohol dehydrogenase, with protein MPMPQTAAAFRAQGYPWRLYCGAEAITSIGDELRRAGARRAFVLCGKTVAGKTDLVPRIRAACGGAFAGVYDGMDKDATFPAIQRGTEEARAAGADLLIAVGGGSVIHGSRVVAILLAEQGDPYALMTQYPEGKPAYSPRLRAPKPPIINVPTTPTSAMNRAGSALKNDALDHRMEFFDPKTRPAAIVWDHGALLTAPLALLRSTATTTFLGSLTALGASDANPLAAGDQRQAFALAHAALGRLPHEPENVQLRIDLCAAALLQNRAADDDAGRGRDAAASASYALATALHIRYHHVGQGEATAAVWPTCLRRLAPPAAPAQAIAAGLGVWREGMSAAAAIEAAAAALEALLAKAGMPSRVRELQIPEADLPQLAQDTLKNFNANPGERPADYSARMLALLHAAW; from the coding sequence ATGCCGATGCCGCAGACGGCCGCTGCTTTCCGCGCCCAGGGGTATCCGTGGCGGCTCTACTGCGGCGCCGAAGCGATCACCAGCATCGGCGACGAGCTGCGCCGCGCCGGGGCGCGCCGGGCGTTCGTGCTCTGTGGCAAGACCGTCGCCGGCAAAACGGACCTGGTGCCGCGCATCCGCGCGGCCTGCGGCGGCGCCTTCGCCGGCGTCTACGACGGGATGGACAAGGACGCGACCTTCCCCGCGATCCAGCGCGGCACAGAAGAAGCGCGGGCGGCCGGGGCCGATCTGCTGATCGCCGTGGGCGGCGGCAGCGTGATCCACGGCTCGCGCGTCGTCGCCATCCTGCTGGCGGAGCAGGGCGACCCGTACGCACTGATGACCCAGTATCCTGAAGGCAAGCCGGCCTACAGCCCGCGCCTGCGGGCGCCGAAGCCGCCGATCATCAACGTGCCCACCACGCCGACCAGCGCCATGAACCGCGCCGGCTCGGCGCTGAAGAACGACGCGCTCGACCACCGCATGGAGTTCTTCGACCCGAAGACGCGGCCGGCCGCGATCGTCTGGGACCATGGCGCCCTGCTCACGGCGCCGCTTGCGCTGCTGCGCTCCACGGCCACCACCACCTTCCTCGGCTCGCTGACGGCGCTGGGTGCGAGCGACGCGAACCCGCTGGCGGCGGGCGACCAGCGCCAGGCCTTTGCCCTGGCGCACGCCGCGCTCGGCCGCCTGCCGCACGAGCCGGAGAACGTGCAACTGCGCATCGACCTCTGCGCCGCCGCGCTCTTACAAAACCGCGCCGCCGACGACGACGCCGGCCGCGGGCGCGACGCGGCCGCCAGCGCCAGCTACGCGCTGGCCACGGCGCTGCACATCCGCTACCACCACGTCGGCCAGGGCGAGGCGACGGCGGCGGTATGGCCGACCTGCCTGCGCCGCCTGGCGCCGCCTGCCGCTCCGGCCCAGGCGATCGCCGCCGGCCTCGGCGTTTGGCGCGAGGGCATGTCGGCGGCGGCGGCGATAGAGGCGGCCGCGGCGGCGCTTGAGGCCCTGCTGGCGAAGGCCGGCATGCCGAGCCGCGTGCGCGAGCTGCAGATTCCCGAGGCCGATCTGCCCCAGCTCGCCCAGGACACGCTCAAGAACTTCAACGCCAACCCCGGCGAGCGCCCGGCGGACTACAGCGCGCGCATGCTGGCGCTGCTGCACGCCGCCTGGTAG
- a CDS encoding universal stress protein produces the protein MPDQPDAPRSPRSDDVRTNLERQRRASEARRRRARPVGSGELNPGGGEYLVELPRGPGGTGSAIGDGKDDSMTTIMVPVDGSETAAAAVPVARWLASGLHAEVVLLCVGPDPETRGQARDEDQALERVLAAASAKLTGILVRRRIQLANDPAAGILEAARAEHPDLIVMSTHGRTGWAGFTRRSVAAEVVRAGIAPVTLILPAARAST, from the coding sequence ATGCCTGATCAACCAGACGCCCCACGCTCACCCCGATCGGACGACGTGCGTACCAATCTGGAACGCCAGCGGCGCGCCTCGGAGGCGAGGCGGCGCCGCGCGAGGCCGGTCGGCTCCGGCGAGCTGAACCCCGGCGGCGGCGAGTATCTGGTGGAGCTTCCGCGCGGTCCGGGCGGCACCGGCAGCGCGATCGGCGACGGCAAGGATGACAGCATGACCACGATCATGGTTCCCGTTGACGGATCTGAGACGGCGGCCGCCGCGGTGCCCGTGGCGCGCTGGCTGGCGAGCGGGCTGCACGCCGAAGTTGTGCTGCTCTGTGTTGGCCCCGACCCCGAGACCAGGGGACAGGCCCGCGACGAAGATCAGGCGCTCGAGCGCGTCCTGGCCGCTGCGAGCGCGAAGCTGACCGGGATCTTGGTGCGCCGCCGCATCCAGCTCGCCAACGATCCCGCGGCCGGCATCCTCGAAGCCGCGCGCGCAGAGCACCCCGACCTGATCGTGATGTCGACCCACGGCCGCACCGGCTGGGCCGGCTTCACGCGGCGCAGCGTGGCGGCCGAGGTCGTGCGGGCCGGCATCGCGCCGGTGACGCTCATTCTGCCGGCGGCGCGCGCCTCCACCTGA
- a CDS encoding VOC family protein — MPNVTGLGHVGLFVQDPAVMIDFYHNFLGMQVTDRGDGDWIVFLSARPHEEHHELALMRAPERKSEVQQISFTVGSLAELRQFWQQIKARGYPVDRVVNHGIAFGCYFRDPEGNRVEIYWPTGKDYPQPHGDPIDLDQSEAELLSRLAAMPPKSRAASPA, encoded by the coding sequence ATGCCGAACGTCACCGGTCTGGGGCACGTGGGGCTGTTCGTGCAGGACCCCGCCGTGATGATCGACTTCTACCACAACTTCCTCGGTATGCAGGTGACCGACCGCGGCGACGGCGACTGGATCGTCTTCCTCAGCGCCCGGCCGCACGAAGAGCACCACGAGCTGGCGCTGATGAGGGCGCCGGAGCGCAAGAGCGAGGTGCAGCAGATCTCGTTCACCGTCGGCTCGCTTGCCGAGCTGCGCCAGTTCTGGCAGCAGATCAAGGCGCGCGGCTATCCCGTGGACCGCGTCGTGAACCACGGCATCGCCTTCGGCTGCTACTTCCGCGACCCGGAAGGCAACCGCGTCGAGATCTACTGGCCCACCGGCAAGGACTACCCGCAGCCGCACGGCGACCCGATCGACCTCGACCAGAGCGAGGCCGAGCTGCTGAGCCGGCTAGCCGCCATGCCGCCGAAATCGCGGGCCGCAAGCCCGGCGTAG
- a CDS encoding cupin domain-containing protein, producing the protein MSERVPAYVREHGPLELPVRVLRFGNEIARLRKEPGWQKSNRLARTLAKEGGLSVVLSLMKAGAIVQEHHAEGPVTLQCLEGRMRLHTAGHPIDLLSGEMVVLDGKLPHRHEALTDCAVLLLVSRAAESTTPA; encoded by the coding sequence ATGTCAGAGCGTGTGCCGGCCTACGTACGCGAGCACGGGCCGCTTGAGCTGCCGGTGCGTGTGCTGCGTTTCGGCAACGAGATCGCCCGGCTGCGGAAGGAGCCCGGCTGGCAAAAGAGCAACCGCCTGGCCCGGACACTGGCCAAAGAAGGCGGCCTCTCGGTCGTTCTGTCGCTGATGAAGGCGGGCGCGATCGTGCAGGAGCACCACGCCGAAGGACCGGTGACGCTGCAGTGCCTGGAGGGACGGATGCGGCTGCACACCGCGGGCCACCCGATCGACCTCCTGTCGGGCGAGATGGTCGTGCTCGACGGGAAGTTGCCGCACCGCCACGAGGCGCTCACGGATTGCGCTGTGCTGCTGCTCGTCTCGCGGGCCGCTGAGAGCACGACGCCCGCCTGA
- a CDS encoding NADH-ubiquinone oxidoreductase-F iron-sulfur binding region domain-containing protein → MAVQPLTRILLPDSTPVESLDAYLARGGGAAFARAQQLGPDAVIAELRRAGLRGRGGAGFPTATKWAGVHNDPATTRYVCANGAEGEPGTFKDRYLLRMNPYQVIEGLAIARFALSARTAYLCTKRQFEPEVAALERALAELRERTTLVGAIELVLGPDEYLFGEEKALLEVIEGGLPLPRVFPPRLHGLFSGAYGGPSDTLAHPTVVNNVETLAHVTQILRNGADWFRGIGSADTPGTMIFTISGDVQRPQIVELPLGQTLGYLLFELAGGPAPGRRLKAVLPGAGAVLTPPQWDTPLSFDSMRAAGSGLGSGGFVAYDDSACMVQVLYAFSRFLYVESCNQCPPCKTGSRWITERLERLLAGEAEAHDLDEIHAASTWVTNAARCFLASEEAIVTAAMLAAFPEEFQAHLERRCALRHEIAIPKMTAYLPEGGFRFDENYVHKQPDWSYGAR, encoded by the coding sequence ATGGCCGTTCAACCCCTGACCCGCATCCTGCTGCCGGACAGCACGCCCGTCGAGTCGCTCGATGCCTACCTTGCCCGCGGCGGCGGCGCGGCCTTCGCACGGGCGCAGCAGCTCGGCCCCGACGCCGTGATCGCGGAGCTGCGGCGAGCCGGCCTGCGCGGCCGCGGCGGCGCCGGCTTCCCGACGGCGACGAAGTGGGCGGGCGTGCACAACGATCCGGCGACGACGCGCTACGTCTGTGCCAACGGCGCCGAGGGCGAGCCGGGCACGTTCAAGGACCGCTACCTGCTGCGCATGAATCCGTACCAGGTGATCGAAGGGCTGGCGATCGCGCGCTTCGCACTGAGCGCGCGCACGGCCTACCTCTGCACCAAGCGGCAGTTCGAGCCGGAAGTGGCGGCGCTGGAGCGGGCGCTTGCCGAGCTGCGCGAGCGCACGACGCTGGTCGGAGCGATCGAGCTGGTGCTCGGCCCGGATGAATACCTCTTCGGTGAGGAGAAGGCGCTGCTGGAGGTGATCGAGGGCGGGTTGCCGTTACCGCGGGTCTTCCCGCCGCGCCTGCACGGCCTGTTCAGCGGCGCGTACGGCGGCCCGAGCGACACGCTCGCCCACCCGACGGTGGTGAACAACGTGGAGACGCTGGCGCACGTGACGCAGATCCTGCGCAACGGCGCGGACTGGTTCCGCGGCATCGGCAGCGCCGACACGCCGGGCACGATGATCTTCACGATCTCGGGCGACGTGCAGCGCCCGCAGATCGTCGAGCTGCCGCTGGGGCAGACGCTGGGCTACCTGCTGTTCGAGCTGGCCGGCGGGCCAGCGCCCGGCCGCCGGCTCAAGGCGGTGCTGCCCGGCGCCGGCGCGGTGCTGACGCCGCCACAGTGGGATACGCCGCTCTCGTTCGACAGCATGCGCGCCGCGGGCTCGGGCCTCGGCTCGGGCGGCTTCGTGGCCTACGACGACAGCGCCTGCATGGTGCAGGTGCTCTACGCCTTCTCGCGCTTCCTCTACGTCGAGTCGTGCAACCAGTGCCCGCCGTGCAAGACCGGCTCGCGCTGGATCACCGAGCGGCTGGAGCGGCTGCTGGCCGGCGAGGCCGAGGCGCACGATCTCGACGAGATCCACGCGGCCTCGACCTGGGTGACGAACGCCGCCCGCTGCTTCCTCGCCTCGGAGGAGGCGATCGTCACGGCCGCGATGCTGGCGGCCTTTCCCGAAGAGTTCCAGGCGCACCTGGAGCGCCGCTGCGCCCTGCGCCACGAGATCGCGATCCCCAAGATGACCGCCTATCTGCCGGAAGGCGGCTTCCGCTTCGACGAGAACTACGTGCACAAGCAGCCGGACTGGTCGTACGGCGCCAGGTAG